A genomic window from Massilia sp. METH4 includes:
- a CDS encoding cytochrome c biogenesis CcdA family protein, which produces MNHLLEAPLALAAGVFTVASPCILPVLPILFGSAAGDADRRRPFMTMAGFIVTFTAFGLLLGAASSAVHVAQETLRNASLLLLGAFGLLRIWSRPYDWLMAKLPSFPVPAGGGFLLGASLGAVWTPCAGPVLASILVLVAGAQDVARSAWLLFLYAVGAAVPMLAILLGGQAVTQRVRLLARHGALLQQVFGVLIVLTALAMYLQYDVLVYAKAADFFPQLKGL; this is translated from the coding sequence ATGAACCACCTGCTGGAAGCACCGCTGGCGCTGGCCGCCGGCGTCTTCACCGTCGCCTCACCCTGCATCCTGCCCGTGCTGCCCATCCTGTTCGGCAGCGCCGCCGGCGATGCCGACCGCCGCCGGCCTTTCATGACGATGGCCGGCTTCATCGTCACCTTCACCGCGTTCGGCCTGCTGCTCGGCGCCGCCTCGAGCGCCGTGCACGTGGCGCAGGAAACGCTGCGCAATGCCTCGCTGCTGCTGCTCGGCGCCTTCGGGCTGCTGCGCATCTGGAGCCGGCCGTATGACTGGTTGATGGCGAAGCTGCCGTCCTTCCCCGTGCCTGCGGGCGGTGGCTTCCTGCTCGGCGCCTCGCTGGGCGCCGTGTGGACGCCCTGCGCCGGCCCCGTCCTTGCCTCGATCCTCGTGCTGGTCGCCGGTGCGCAGGACGTGGCGCGCTCGGCCTGGCTGCTGTTCCTGTACGCCGTCGGTGCCGCCGTGCCGATGCTGGCGATCCTGCTGGGCGGCCAGGCCGTCACGCAGCGCGTGCGGCTGCTGGCCCGGCACGGCGCACTGCTGCAGCAGGTGTTCGGGGTGCTGATCGTGCTCACCGCGCTGGCGATGTACCTGCAATACGACGTGCTGGTCTATGCCAAGGCCGCCGACTTCTTCCCCCAACTGAAAGGACTCTGA
- a CDS encoding response regulator, which translates to MNDSDHVLIVDDDRGIRELLATYLEKEGMRTSLAANGREMRAALEAATPDLVVLDLMLPGEDGLILCRELRAGRHRHVPVLMLTARGDEVDRIIGLEMGADDYLAKPFGVRELLARIRAVLRRTRMLPPNIQVTESAQLIGFGDWRLDTTHRHLLDANGIMVDLSGAEYRLLRVFLDHPQRVLTRDQLMNLTQGRNADIYDRSIDLLVSRLRQRLGDGAREPRYIKTLRNEGYVFSSAVTLLADPP; encoded by the coding sequence ATGAACGACAGTGACCACGTATTGATCGTCGACGACGACCGCGGCATCCGCGAGCTGCTCGCCACCTACCTGGAAAAAGAAGGCATGCGCACCTCGCTGGCCGCGAACGGCCGCGAGATGCGCGCCGCGCTGGAAGCGGCCACGCCCGACCTCGTCGTGCTGGACCTGATGCTGCCCGGAGAGGATGGACTGATCCTGTGCCGCGAGCTGCGCGCCGGCCGGCACCGGCACGTGCCCGTGCTGATGCTGACCGCGCGCGGCGACGAGGTGGACCGCATCATCGGCCTGGAGATGGGCGCGGACGACTACCTGGCCAAGCCGTTCGGCGTGCGCGAGCTGCTGGCGCGCATCCGCGCCGTGCTGCGCCGCACGCGCATGCTGCCGCCGAACATCCAGGTGACGGAAAGCGCGCAACTGATCGGTTTTGGCGACTGGAGGCTCGACACCACGCACCGCCACTTGCTCGACGCGAACGGCATCATGGTCGACCTGTCCGGCGCCGAGTACCGCCTGCTGCGCGTATTCCTCGACCATCCGCAGCGCGTGCTCACGCGCGACCAGCTGATGAACCTCACGCAGGGCCGCAATGCGGACATCTACGACCGTTCGATCGACCTGCTGGTAAGCCGCCTGCGCCAGCGGCTCGGCGACGGCGCGCGCGAGCCCCGCTATATCAAGACGCTGCGCAACGAGGGCTATGTGTTCTCGTCGGCCGTCACGCTGCTGGCCGATCCGCCATGA
- a CDS encoding thioredoxin family protein translates to MKTVLTFIAAAIVASSAAAAPVTAPEFAGIERWHNSAPLTMQQLRGKVVLVDFWTYTCINCIRTLPHVTDWHRKYKDQGLVVVGVHTPEFPFERSADNVRKAIGRFDITYPVAQDNRYATWKAYDNQFWPAVYLIDKQGRIVYTHFGEGAYDKTEATIRALLAQK, encoded by the coding sequence ATGAAAACCGTACTGACCTTCATCGCCGCCGCCATCGTCGCCAGCAGTGCCGCCGCCGCTCCCGTCACCGCCCCCGAATTCGCCGGCATCGAGCGATGGCACAACAGCGCGCCCCTGACGATGCAGCAGCTGCGCGGCAAGGTGGTGCTGGTGGATTTCTGGACCTACACCTGCATCAACTGCATCCGCACGCTGCCGCATGTGACCGACTGGCACCGCAAGTACAAGGACCAGGGGCTCGTGGTGGTGGGTGTGCACACGCCCGAATTCCCGTTCGAGCGCAGCGCCGACAATGTCAGGAAAGCCATCGGGCGCTTCGACATCACCTACCCGGTCGCGCAGGACAACCGCTACGCCACATGGAAAGCCTACGACAACCAGTTCTGGCCGGCGGTCTACCTGATCGACAAGCAGGGCCGCATCGTCTACACGCACTTCGGCGAAGGCGCGTACGACAAGACCGAGGCGACGATCCGTGCGCTGCTGGCGCAGAAGTAA